The following are encoded in a window of Sphingobacteriaceae bacterium genomic DNA:
- a CDS encoding class II fumarate hydratase — MSQGEFRIEADSMGEVKVPASAYYGAQTQRAVDNFPISGITFSRRFIRALALIKQAAAEVNSQLGLLGDDLAKAIVQASQEVIDGGLDDHFPLDIFQTGSGTSTNMNANEVIANRANEILGSPLGSRSPVHPNDHVNMGQSSNDVIPTAMHIAALEGLTHDLLPALRRLRDALAEKAQAFDDIVKIGRTHLMDATPIRLGQEFSGYASMVEHSIRRLENVLEPLGQLPLGGTAVGTGINTHPEFPGRAAALLVEKTGLGLMEAPNHFEAQGAREAVVEASGHLRAAAVSLMKIANDIRWLGSGPRCGLYEIHLPDLQPGSSIMPGKVNPVVPEAMMMVCAQVIGNDAAIAVAGQHGNFELNVMMPVMAHNLLQSIEILANACDIMTERCVKGIKANRERCEELVEWSMAMVTSLVPVLGYDTAAQVAYAAYNEGRTVREVLRDRKLLPEDELNRLLDPWSMTEPGRA, encoded by the coding sequence ATGAGTCAAGGGGAATTCCGCATCGAAGCCGATTCCATGGGCGAAGTCAAAGTGCCCGCCTCCGCCTACTACGGCGCCCAGACCCAGCGGGCCGTGGATAACTTCCCCATCAGCGGCATCACTTTCTCCCGGCGCTTCATCCGTGCCCTGGCGTTGATCAAGCAGGCGGCGGCCGAGGTGAACTCCCAGCTGGGGCTTTTGGGCGATGACTTGGCCAAGGCCATCGTCCAGGCCAGCCAGGAGGTCATCGACGGGGGCCTGGACGACCACTTCCCCCTGGACATTTTCCAGACCGGGTCCGGCACGTCCACCAACATGAACGCCAACGAGGTCATCGCCAACCGGGCCAACGAGATTCTGGGCAGCCCCCTGGGCTCCCGGAGCCCCGTTCATCCCAACGACCACGTCAACATGGGCCAGTCCAGCAACGACGTCATCCCCACGGCCATGCACATCGCCGCCCTGGAAGGCCTGACCCACGACCTGCTGCCCGCCCTCAGGCGGCTGCGGGACGCCCTGGCGGAAAAGGCCCAGGCCTTCGATGACATCGTCAAGATCGGCCGCACCCACCTGATGGACGCCACGCCCATCCGCCTGGGCCAGGAGTTCAGCGGCTACGCCTCCATGGTTGAACATTCCATCCGCCGTTTGGAGAATGTCCTGGAGCCCTTGGGCCAGCTGCCCCTGGGGGGCACCGCCGTGGGCACCGGCATCAACACCCATCCCGAGTTCCCCGGCCGGGCGGCGGCCCTGCTGGTGGAGAAGACGGGGCTGGGCTTGATGGAGGCCCCCAACCACTTCGAGGCCCAGGGCGCCCGGGAAGCGGTGGTGGAGGCCAGCGGCCACCTGCGGGCCGCCGCCGTCAGCCTGATGAAGATCGCCAACGACATCCGCTGGCTGGGCTCGGGTCCCCGCTGCGGCCTATATGAAATCCACCTGCCCGACCTGCAGCCCGGCTCCTCCATCATGCCCGGCAAGGTGAACCCCGTAGTGCCCGAAGCCATGATGATGGTGTGCGCCCAGGTCATCGGCAACGACGCCGCCATCGCCGTGGCCGGCCAGCACGGCAACTTCGAATTGAACGTCATGATGCCCGTCATGGCCCACAACCTGCTCCAGTCCATCGAGATCCTGGCCAACGCCTGCGACATCATGACCGAGCGGTGCGTCAAGGGCATCAAGGCCAACCGGGAGCGGTGCGAGGAACTGGTGGAGTGGAGCATGGCCATGGTCACCTCCCTGGTGCCGGTGCTGGGCTACGACACGGCGGCCCAGGTGGCCTACGCCGCCTACAACGAAGGCCGCACCGTCCGGGAAGTGCTCCGGGACCGGAAGCTGCTGCCCGAGGACGAGCTGAACCGGCTCCTGGATCCCTGGTCCATGACGGAGCCGGGGCGGGCCTGA
- a CDS encoding DUF84 family protein, which produces MARARTRIRVKFSDTDATGTVYHGNFTHYMEWGRLEVLRRARPRHGDAAARARLEPLNFVIAHIELDFRSPVRFPDELEVDSWVRKIGNTSVSFGFRLRRIHDGVVVADGHDVIVFVDEEGRPTPVPSCLRDGLEAFIDPGPQDEEPVPVVVGSTNPAKIHAVRSALSRTGLDAVVEGVAVTTADAQPVGDEAIRRGAEERARQALDHLAARAGQPAEGLALGLESGLVVMGDDVYVTGWCVALDRQGRKGAARGAQVQLPAAVAQRVLAGESLADVIDELSGLQHSGTRSGAMGYLTGGAYDRRDAWEGAVALALAPFLRPDLYTGP; this is translated from the coding sequence ATGGCACGAGCGCGAACGCGGATACGGGTAAAATTTTCCGACACCGATGCCACAGGCACCGTTTATCACGGGAATTTCACCCATTACATGGAATGGGGCCGCCTGGAGGTCTTGCGGCGGGCCCGGCCCCGCCACGGCGATGCCGCCGCCAGGGCCAGGCTGGAGCCCCTCAATTTCGTAATCGCCCACATTGAGTTGGACTTCCGCAGCCCCGTCCGCTTTCCCGACGAACTGGAGGTAGACAGCTGGGTGCGCAAGATCGGCAACACGTCGGTCTCCTTCGGCTTTCGCCTGCGGCGCATCCACGACGGGGTGGTGGTGGCCGACGGCCACGACGTCATCGTTTTCGTAGACGAGGAAGGCAGGCCCACCCCCGTGCCCTCCTGCCTGCGGGACGGCCTGGAGGCTTTCATCGACCCCGGCCCCCAGGATGAGGAGCCGGTGCCGGTGGTGGTGGGCTCCACCAACCCGGCCAAGATCCACGCCGTTCGATCGGCCTTGAGCCGGACGGGCCTGGATGCCGTGGTGGAAGGGGTGGCCGTTACCACCGCCGACGCCCAGCCCGTAGGCGATGAGGCCATCCGCCGCGGCGCCGAGGAGCGGGCCCGGCAGGCCCTGGACCATTTGGCCGCCCGGGCCGGCCAGCCGGCGGAAGGGCTGGCCTTGGGCCTGGAATCGGGCCTGGTGGTCATGGGCGATGACGTTTACGTCACGGGCTGGTGCGTCGCCCTGGACCGGCAGGGACGCAAGGGTGCGGCCCGGGGCGCCCAGGTGCAGCTGCCCGCCGCCGTAGCCCAGCGGGTGCTGGCGGGGGAGAGCCTGGCGGACGTCATTGACGAATTGAGCGGCCTGCAGCATTCGGGCACCCGGTCAGGGGCCATGGGCTACCTGACGGGGGGCGCATACGACCGCCGCGACGCCTGGGAAGGGGCGGTAGCCCTGGCCCTGGCGCCCTTTTTGCGGCCCGACCTGTACACCGGCCCGTGA